TAATTTCTCCTTGCTGAAAAACCTTGAGGTACCTGGAGTTCTCTCTACCCAGACTTTCCTACCTTGTTCTCTTAGCTCTGCAGCCTGAGGGGTTGGGGCTATTTCTAGTGACTCGTGGTAGCCAAACACTTCTAAAAAGATGAGTGTGGAACACCAGCCGATGTTCCATGGCTGAGTGAAAGCTCATAGTGCTTCTCCTTAAAGGCCCTGCTAAGGGAGAATTGCCTGGGGAGGTGCAGCAAGATAGGTTGGCCTCTGGTTTACCTGATTTGATTCTGAATTTCCCGTGAGCAGGTTGTACTCGGAAAACGAGGATCATTGATGTTGTCTACAATGCGTCCAATAACGAGCTGGTCCGCACCAAAACCTTGGTGAAGAACTGCATCGTGCTTATTGACAGCACACCGTACCGACAGTGGTACGAGTCCCACTATGCACTGCCCCTGGGCCGCAAGAAGGGGGCCAAGCTGGTGTGTATTACTTTCCTGTGGGGGGTGGATTGGGCAGCCTGAGTCCAGCCTTCTTATGATGAAAGCTTAGTCCAGTTCTGCTACTGAAGGGAGAGAGATGAAAGCTTTTAATGCTGAAGAAGGCCATTGTTGGGCTGTGGGGTTCAAGAATGACCTTCCCTGCGCTAATCCAACTATGTTCCCTTTATTCAGactcctgaggaagaagaaattttaaacaaaaaacgatccaaaaaaattcagaagaaatatgatgaaaggaaaaagaatgccAAAATCAGCAGTCTTTTGGAGGAGCAGTTTCAGCAGGGCAAGCTTCTCGGTGAGATGCCTGTTGTGTTGGGGGGCGGTGGGGGTCAAAGATCGTGTGCTGCCTGTGTTTGTGCCTTGCCTCAGTTAATTGGACTGCCCACCATGAGGTCTAGAGGGTTCACCCAGAGAGTTTAATGACAACAAACTATAAGCACAAATGGGAACATTTGGTTACCCTATTAGTGTGAAACTGAAATGGGAAGGAAACATTGGGTAGAAAGGGCCATACATGGAGCTTGGAGTTTTAAAGGGGCTGTCTCAGTGATGAAAACATTGTCCAGTTCTGCTACTGACTTTAAGTGACGATAAAGTATGTCTGAGGAGACAGCAGTGGGCTTtgtgcctgccccccccccccccccccccccgtaccTGAGGCAACATAGACTCATAAGGGGATAGATAGGTTTGGATGGGGTCACTTTGTCATTTTGCTAAGGGCTATGTATTCTCTTGGCAGCATGCATTGCCTCCAGACCGGGCCAGTGTGGCCGAGCAGATGGCTATGTGCTAGAGGGCAAGGAGCTGGAGTTCTACCTGAGGAAAATCAAGGCCCGGAAAGGCAAATaactcctcctctctcctgtctTAGTTCATGTAATAAAGGTGTTTATTGTTCTATCTGCTGTGCTAGTTTGTCTGAGTATTTGTTGCTCTGTCCTCTGGTTCCCTGTCCTGAGCAAAATTGGTGGCTACAATTACTTCCCTGCCTCTACCTCCTGCTGTCCACATAGGGTGTCCATGCCACACTGAGAGTCCCCATTGGTCACAACTCTACCTCCCTGAAGGCCTGGGCTATGCTGTTTTTTCCTGTATTGCTAGGAAAATCAGTTAAGTTTTTAACCTGAATTCATGGACGGTCTGGAAACTTGAAATTGTGTTCAGAGTTCATTACTGTGTTGCTGAGAGCATGTCATTCACATATTTGCATGTTAGTATCTTGTCTGCTTTAGAGGGCTTTCtatatctttgttttctcttgagCTCTATAATCTCTCACCatctggaaatttaaaatatttagggttACCATTGACTTAATGCATTGCTAAATCTAAGGATCACTTTTGTCCTCAACTCGCCCTATCAAACACTTTTTTGAGATAGTTTCACTGTTTCCaaagagtgccatggcatcaacctagctcacagcaacctcaaactactgggctcaaggcgatcctcctgccttagtctcctgagtagctgggactacaggcatgtaccaccatacccagctaattttttctatatgtatttttagttgtccaatttctatttttagtagagatggggtctcttgctcaggctagtttaaaacttctgaccttgagtgatcctcccaactcagcctcccagagtactaggattacaggcatgagccaccatgctcggccaagGATCAGATTTTTGATGCAGCAATTTCCCATCTCAAATAAAAATCCTTACCAAGTACTATGGCAACTCTAGTTGACTACACAACCATCCTGACCCTACTGAACATACACGTTCAGTTCATGTACTATTATTACCCCTTGTGGGATATGCTCCCCAAATATCCACGTGGCTCATTCCCTTAAGGTCTTTGCTGTCACCCTAGCAAGTTCTTACCTGATCACAATATTTAAATTGCAGTCACTCCTTCCATGCTGTCTtatactttgcccacttttttctCCTTATCCCTTAACCTAAcaaattttgctcattttatttgcTTGTCTATTTTGCTCTCCTCCCATTGGAAAGTTACTGTAGGGAAACAAGAATATTTGTTTCCTGCTGTATCCCAGGCACCTGGAAAAGTGACAGTATACCAGGTACTCAAATATGTGCAAAATGAATTGAGAAGCAAACAGATTTTACCAAGTTTAAAGTTGATGGgagccggacgcggtggcgcgcgcctgtagtcccagctacaaaaaaaaaaaaaaaaaaagttgatgggAAAttaaagtgtgtgtatgtgtgtatatatatctcaagGGCCAAAGAAGTGCAAAATCCAAGGGGTTCATCAGCTTGGCTTAATTGCAGACTTCTATGAATAGACAATTGGGAAAGTTAATTAGGAGATCAATTCCCTCTGAGTACAAAAACTGccctaaagattaaaaaaaaaaaacttacctggCTTTCACACTCAGTGCCAATGTTTACTGACAACTATGTGTCTTACAGCATAGCAAAGCAATGCTCAGCACTTAGCTTCTTCTACAAGGCATCTATTtctttgccctggctagagtgctgtggcatcagcttagctcacagcaacctcaaagtctgagctcaagcgatccttctgtctcagcctcctgagtagctgggactacaggcacgcgccaccatgcccagctaatttttttctgtatgtttttaattggccaattaatttctatttttagtagagacagggtcttcctcttgctagtttgaactcctgaccttgagcaatctgcccatcttggcctcccagagtgctaggattacaggtgtgagccaccacacatcTATTTCTATTCCTCACCCTCCCTTACTTCTACCTCTAATCCATCAGTAAGACCAGTGGGTCCTTTCTCTAAAGAGTCTGGAATCCACCTACTCCCTATCTCCACTGCCTTCACAGGTGACCATTCTTGCCCTGGAACATGGCTATCTTCTCCCTGTAAGACCTGCAAAAAAACTCAAATATCTTCTGAATGAATGGCTACCATTGTGGGGTGTAGCTGTCTCCACACTTCCTTTGTTCTGACATTTGTTATTTGGCCTTAAATCCAGTTTCAGCattcaccaattttttttttaggtggagGCTGGAGCTTAGGCAGGAATCAATTTCACAATTCCAATCTACAACTCTGTTAGAGCTGTTCCACAAGGCCCTTCTCTAACCCTCAACTGAGTGCTCCAGTGCTGCAGGCCCACCACGGAGATGGACCTGTGTTTCCACCCATAAACTGTCCTTTCTCCTGCCGTTAGGTTGGTGGGAATGGAGAAGGGTTTGGACACTAATGTCCAAACATTGAAGGTCATGGGTGGGTAGCATAGGCCTATCATCACGTATGAGTTTAATCAGCCTCAGGGCAGATTCCCAAATCTTACTTCATCTTCATCCTACTGTGTGCATGccaattcaatttttaaacaaCTACAAttacacggggggggggggggaggtggaaaaaaaaacaattacaattACAGAagtaataaatgcatatattctttttttttttttttttttttttttgagacagagtctcacttttgttgcccaggctagagtgagtgccgtggcgtcagcctagctcacagcaacctcaaactcctgggctcaagcgatcctcctgcctcagcctcccgagtagctgggactacaggcatgcaccaccatgcccggctaattttttgtatatatatacttttagttggtcaattaatttctttctatttttagtagagacggggtctcgctcaggctggtttcgaactcccgacctcgagcaatccgcccgcctcggcctcccagagtgctaggattacaggcgtgagccaccgcgcccggcctcatatatTCTTATTGTAAACAAAAATTTGAACATTACAGCTAAAGTAAAAGTCCTGCAGCACACATACTGGCCCATTTTCTGAGTAAGGCTATCAGGGTAAGGTATATTAtcctttcaaacattttttaatgcaCCAGTCTCAAATTATGATCCCCGGACCAGCAGcacagcatcacctgggaacttgttagaaatgcaaattattgggcTCCATCCCAAATCCAATGCCCCAGAAACGctgggggtggagcccagcaCTCTCCAGACCAGACCTTCAGTGATGCTGATGCTCCCTCAAAGTAGAACCACTGGCCTGGCTCCCGGCTGCTGAGAAGCTAACCGTGCATCTGGGATCTTGTCCTTTGTGCCTGGTCTCATTTATCCTTCTAGCTCCGCTTCCCGCAAGCGACCCATCCTACCTTCTCTCCCGCCAAAGTGGACACAGTCCCAGCCCTGGCACAGGCCCTTCCCACCATCTTCTCTTTCAGGGTCCGGGCTCAAGGCACACGGGAAAAGCCGCTGTAACAGCGCTGGCGGGCAGGACGGGGCACGGCgggaggtggcagtggggagTGGGGTAACCGggggcgggcaggcgggcagcCCCTTAGGGCTCCAGGGCCTTGTCCCCGGActccgccgcctcctcctcctcgatGCGGGCCGCGGCCTCGGGGTCGTCGCGCTCCTCGGCCCGGAAGCGCAGCAGATGCGGGGTCCGGGGGGCGCCTCGCGCGCGGCCGAAGTTCCGGAGGCTGATGGCTGGGGAGGGCGCCCCTGCGCCCAGGAAGCGGCCGAGCAGCGGGGTCtgcgcggcgggcgcgggccaAGGCGACGTCGGGGACGCCTCCACCTGCAGGCTCTGCTCAGGGTCGTCGCTCACGCTGCGGGAGGGAGGGCGGGCTGAGCGAGACGCGGCTGCGTCCGGGGCGGGCCGCGGGGACCGACCGAGTCATTGGTGCTCCAGAGGGTGGGCGGGGACCCGCGTGCCGGCTCAAGCGCGGCCTTGACCAGCGCAGGCCACTCACCGCAGATTGAAGGTGGAGCCCAGGAAGGAAGGCCGCAGCGACTCCGCCGCCGTGGCCACGGTGTAGGGTGGCTGCGGCTGGTCCTCGTCCCAGTACAGGTCCTTCTCGGCGAGGGGCAGGTTCTGGTACATGTCATCCACGGATAGCAGGGACACCTGGCAGCAGAGGGGCGGACAGCAGGTCACAAGGATCCTCCTCTCCACACCTGAGTTGAGAGCTGTCCCCCAAACCTCTGCTCACCTGCAAGTTACGGTCTATGAGCTGATTAGTCTCAAAGTCATCATCATCCTCACCAAAGGGGTTGATGATCTGCTCGGCCACCTGTAGGTTGCAGAGCCAGTATTTTCTAGGCTCAGAGCCCCACTTTGTCCCCAAAGTTGGGGTGGACCCTGTGCCCACGTCTCTACTGAGCAGTTTGACATGACTATGAAGTGCTCACCTTGAGCCAGCCAGCATAGAAGAAGAACTGCAGCAGAGTGGTGAGAGGCACGTACATGTCCAGGTCTCCTAAGGCCAGCGCAGgctcctggcctggccctggaggGTCCTGAGGTTTGGTAGCGCCTGCCTCTGGCTCCACAAACTGGCGGCCAACCAGGGAGAGGGCAAAGAAGGAGTAGACAGCTATGGTCACTACCTGGAGAAGGAAGAGCCAGGCTCAGAGTTGGCGCAGTGGGAAAGGGAGAAAGGCTGCCTCTGAGGATCTGTTGTGAGTCTGACAAGTAATTAAATAAGGATCAGGGTGTGGCAGCAGCCTTGGGGACAGGGCCATCTTGGTGGGGGTGAAGGGAGGCTCAGAGGATGAACCTGTGGCTGTTCTGCGCCTCAGGGACCTGAACTGGGCAGACAAGTACCATCTCTAATTCTTCTCAGCATCTCACACACAGCACAGGACATACAGTAGGCACTGGGACAGGGGAGATAGGAGGCAGTTACTTGGGTATAGACGAGGGGGATGCTGATCCAGTCATAGTGGAACAGCATGCTGCACTTGGCACGGTACTTGTTCAGCTCCTGGTGAAACAACAGGAAGAGGAAGTCACTGGAGGCAAAGACGGAAGAATGAGAAGAGAACAGGGAAGCCCAGAACAAACTAGCCTGGGCCAGGCCTAGGGGCTCAGTCTCTTTCTGCTCTCAGAGGTGTTATCAGACTGGGGTGCCTGTGATGGGAAGCAGTTTAGCAAAGCAGTTGCAGCACAGACCCTGGAATGCCACTAACTAGCTATTTAATGTAGGCAAATTTCTTTTccactctatgcctcagtttcctcatttgtgaaatggagatgataataacGCTACCTATCAAGgattttgtaaggattaaatgaatttgggtatttttgtttttgttttttttgagatagggtctccctatgttgcccaggctggtctccaactcctgggctcaagtgattctctgccttggcctccagagtagctgggactataggcatgggccacagTGCCCGGTTTGAATGAGTTAATATAGGTACAGTGCTTCCAAAAGTGAAGGATACATAGTTGGAGCCATATAAGTGCTAAGTACTAAAATTATTATCCTCCTGCAAAGCTAGAGGGAGGGGAGCAGATGGTTCTGGACCCAGGCTGACTCACTTCCAGAAGTAGACAGAGAGCGATGTCATCACGGATCCGCCCATCTCTCCGGGCCTGGGCCGCCAAGTTGGTGAACCAGACGCAGGGCACCCAGTACTTGTTGAAGTCGGATTTCAGGCTCTCAaactttttcctctcttcctgggACATGAaacctgcggggggggggggggagtgggaggggtgCGGATGCATCCTCCACCGCCAGGGGCAGCCGCTGTTCCACCAGATGGCAGCCCTCCCCCGCATCCACCGGCGGCCCAGGACTCGCGGTTCCTGTTCTGGGGTCCCGGAGCTCTCCTAGGGAGTCAGACATCAGCTTCCCCggaggcccctgcccctgcctcaccCCAGCGTGGCACCGGCACCTGCACCTGGCCGTGGCCTGGGCCCCCAGAGGCTCCCGCGGGCCGCGCACCTGCGTCCACCACATGCTCCATGGTGGGGAAGCGCTTGAGCACGCGCGTGCTGACCGAGCGCAGCACCAGCACCGAGGCCAGGTTGGCGTAGCGCATGAGGGTGCGGCGCAGCAGGCGGCCCTGCTGGTCCACGCCGTGCACGCTGGCCGAAATGACGCACATCAGCTGGTCCGGCAGCGGGATGCTTGTGTACTGGGACCACCAGCGGTTCACCACCAGCGTCACGTAGAAACCTGGTGGCCACCATGGGTAGAGGGGCAGAGAAGGAGCATGGAGGGCCCAGGAGTCAGAGTGCCGGTGTCCCCCAGCCATGGGCCCAGTCCAGGCCAGGTTGAACCATGGTTGGAGGAAGGACACATTCGGCTCCAGCACACTGCCTCTTTCTCTGGTCCCACCGCCCTGCTGTGCCAGGTCAGACACGAAAGAAAGATGTACAGAACTTCCTCTGGCACAGGGAAGTGGCAGTTGAAAGCCAGGTAATGGTTAACTCTGAGGTCTGCTTCCTATGAGAGTGAAGAGAGAgtgctgtcccctccctccagctcccCTCCAGTGCCCAGAGTGAGGTTGTGAGACCAGCAGGTGTCTTGTGCCAGCAAGTGATAGGCAGGGCCTAGTCCTCCCAAAATcctgcacccagcacccagcacccagcccctGTGCCTGCTCTGGTCGGCCTCCAGGCTGTGCTGCTCTGCTGGGTAATTCTGACCCTCAGAGCTGTCACCTCAACCCAAAGGTCAGGGAAGACAGCAAGGAGGATACCAAGGACAACTAGAAGGAGCCCTCACCCAATACAAAGGACAAGGGGATGAGGTCCGCTGAACGGTTGCAGTACCGGGCCACCTGGGCATACACATGCCTCTGCTCCTGGGTCAGCAGCAGCCTGGGGAAGGTCAGGTGTAGGCCGGGTTAGAGGGAGGTGAGCAGCCCAGCCCCCTTCAGGCCAGCCCTGAGACAGACCCTGCCCTCACCGGTAGGTGACGCTGAGCGCAGCGTACAGGCCCACGAAGAGGAGGAACTCCTTGTAGAGGAGCTTGTAGATGCTCCCCCTCCAGCGCAGAAGCAGGCTGGAGAAGCCTCCGAAGCGGGCCTCCGCCACTTTCAGGGTATATGAAACCGTCATGGTGCTGGGGGCCTGGAGCAGGAGGTCACAAGAGCTGCCCCCAAAGCCGTCCCTCTCCTTAGCTTGCCTTCCCATCACCATGCTTAGTTCCCCAGGCAACCTCCCTTCAACTCTGGTGACGCACCCCAGCCTTCACCCTGTGTCAGTAGACAAGGGGGTTGGAAGCTGCAGAGCAGAAAAGTGCACCCACGTCTCCTGCAGAGCCCAGTAGTACGTGGGTGAATCCAAGGTGCAGCTGGGCAAGGTGGGGCTGAGATCTGTGCCCTTCAAGCATGAGCCTTGCCCGGGCTCCTCTTCAGCCTGCAGGGCTGGAGATAGCCAGGTCCTGAGCTGCTGAGGACGAGAgaccaactccagcccagacccACCACTATTCCTTGGGACTTTGCTCTGGAGACTGATTATGATGTAGTCTCTGAAGGCCCAGGGTACTgtcacccccaccccattcctgCCTACCTGCTCTGGGCAGCAGCCTGTGCTGAGGGAGAACTGGGCTGGGCTTCACCCTCACACACTTAAATACCTTCTGGGTCCATAAAGTTAGGCTGGACTGAGGCCATTATTGATGGATTGAAGCTGTCACCCAGCTTCTCCTGGTGCTGGGAACTGGATATGTGTCCCTACCCCTGCAGGGCTAGGCTGGCCTTTGAGTGGCAGAAGTGCCACCTGCACTGACCCCACAGCTCACACAGACAACATGTCCTTCAAGCCAGGGTGATAGGTATTACTGTCCCATGCTTCAGGTGCGAAGGCAGATGTGTGATAAACTGTTGCAATAATACCAGCTGTTGATCACAGAGCACTGACTAAGTGACAGGGACTGTGCCAAGGGCACTACTGTGTCATCCTCTCATGGAATGCTCATCACAACCCCATGAGGTAGGaatcatccccattttgtagTTGAGGCACCAAGAGATAAATGACTTGCCCATAGTCACACAGCTAGGACATGTGGGAGGCAGgactcaaagccagagctgatagACTTCAAAGCTGGAAGTGGCTCAACTGGGTTGAGACAAGGACTTAACTCCAGGACCAGGGTCCTGTGCACTGGCCACACTGCCAGCCTTCTTGTCCAGGGTCTGGGGGTCTTGGCCAGGCCCTTCTTCATCCCCATGCCACAGGGCTGATGGCATGGATCCAGGAGTTCAGGCCCAGGAATGCAAGTCCCTGTAAGCCCTGTGTCTAGCATCTTGACTAGGGTACCCAGGCTTTGAGTGGGCACTTccacctctgggcctcagtttcttgatctGTCAGTCAGAGGAAATAATACCTAAGGCACTGATAGAGTTAGAAATAGAACCTCAAAGCAGACAGGGAATTGGGTAGTTCACTTACCCTCTGAGTGCTTACCAATTTTGGGAGTGTTGGTCCCGCCTCTGACCAGTCTTGGGAAGCTCCTCCCCGGAGCTGTTAGCTGGTTCTTACCCACAAGTCTTATCTAAAGAGAGGATGCGTGGGCAGGTGGTTATTAGCATGGGCTTGGGAGTCAGACAGACATGGGTGTGAATTCCAGCTCtctgtaaccttgagcaagttacccAATGTCTCTGACCTTCAATTTCTCCTCTGCAAAGCAGAACCAATAGCACCTACCTAACAGGGCAGTTGTGAGTCTTTACAGAAACCATGCTTAGAGCCCGGAGCCCTCCAGGCATTGAGCTCGGGCTACTATTAACTATGAAAAGTTGAATCTGTTCCCTGTGGTTTCCACCTCCTGGCCCACTGTTGCCTCCCAAGCCTTCCAGACCAGGTGGTCCTTCAGAAATGAGGAGGCAGAGACCTTCTGCTGACGAGCTTGTCCCCAAGCCAAACAGGGCCAGATCCTGGATAACACAAGGCCCTCTGAGACTCACACACCTCTAACCTCATCACCAGCCTCTGTCGagctatttggtttttttgtttgtttgtttgttgtttggtttttggtttttttttttgagacagaatctcactttgttgcccaggctagagtgtcagcctagttcacagcaacctcaaactcctgggctcaagcaatcctcctgcctcagcctcccaagtagctaggactacaggcatgtgccaccatgcccagcttattttttctatatatattagttggtcaattaatttctttctatttatagtagagacagggtcttgctcatgctcaggccggtttcgaactcctgagctcaagcaatctgcccgcctcggcctcccagagtgctaggattacaggcgtgagccaccacgcctggcctgttgtttttatttttgagttggagtctcactctcttgcctgggctagagtgctgtggcattagcctagctcacagcaacctcaaactcctgggcacaagcaatcctcctgcctcagcctcccaagtagctgggactacaggcatgcgccaccatgcccagctaattatatatatatattttttttagttgtccaactaattcctattttttttaatagagatcgggtcttactcttgctcaggctgctctggaactcctgagctcaaatgatccgcccgcctcggccttccagagtgcctgCCTAGTTCATTTTTAACTGCTTCTTTAAGATGCAGCTCAGAGCATCCTCTGGGAATCTTGCCATGATCTTCTCCAGGTCACTCCACAAAGCTTTCTAGTTTTTCTCTCTTGCAGCAGTTAATCGCACTGGCCTATGATCTGTTTACAGGGCAGGCTTCTCGCTAGCCCATGAGACACTTGAGGACAGGCTTGGATCTGATTGATTCATCTAGGTAAAGGTAGGAGGACTTGAAACCAGGCAGgcttcttttccctcccttcctgccttccctccctctttctctctctctttccctccctccacccctctttctctctctctctctatctctctctcccactccatCCCTTTTAGCATTAAAGACATCTGGTCTCTCTCCCTGCCCGCCTTTTGTGACATTTTCCAAGGAGCCAAGATCTGAAAACCTATTCGTGGCCTGACCAGAGTTATGTTCTCCTTCCAGTCCCAGGTGAGAtgtcaatgtgtgtgtgtgtgtgtgtgtgtgtgtgtgtgtgtgtgtgtgtgcggtcTAATGGTCCAGAGGTCTAAAGACCTAGGACCTAACCTGGGGAAGGCAAGATACCAGCCCCTGAGCCTTGGCCATTGTGGCCGTGCAGCCCCTTCCCAAGCTCTGATCAGCAGCTTTCCTAGAGCATCTGGGCTGCTTACCACTTACAGATGTTCTAGGACTTGGGAAGCCAGATCTTGGGAGCAGAGGAGCTCAAGCTGTGTCTCCCTGACAGCTCTTCCCAGGGCACCCCAACTGGCTGCATTTCAAACCTtaccccacccccatctgtggCCCTCACACTTCTTCCTGTTACCAGCACTCTGCTCTGTGAATTTCCCACAGAGCCAGGGATAAAGGTGCATGACCTGAAGCCTCTGCCAGAGAAAGAGGATGGTCCCCAGGCCTACCCAGCCTCTCCCTCCTGAATCACCTTATCTCCCTTCCTAGCTGCTGACAGGTCCCCTTAGTTTATGGTCTAGGAGAGGGAACCACTCAGCCATAAATCACCTGCCCTACCCTTCTTATCCCTCCAGCCTGCCTTTCCCTCCTCTACTCGCCCTGCCCACCGATGCCACCggtgcccctcccctcctcacagcTGGGAGCTGGATGTATGGCTTGGCAGTTAACAGTCTGGAGTCAGGAGCCTGACTACCCAGGTTCCCAAATCCAGGCTTCATCATGTCACCAAGGTCACTAAGCTTTGTCCCCTTGGGTAAGCCAATTAacccagcagtccccaacctttttggtaccagggaccagtttcatggaatgcaatttttccatggatcacGGTTGGGGGGgatgatttcaggatgattcaaacgcattacatttttatgta
This region of Microcebus murinus isolate Inina chromosome 2, M.murinus_Inina_mat1.0, whole genome shotgun sequence genomic DNA includes:
- the RPS8 gene encoding small ribosomal subunit protein eS8, with the translated sequence MGISRDNWHKRRKTGGKRKPYHKKRKYELGRPAANTKIGPRRIHTVRVRGGNKKYRALRLDVGNFSWGSECCTRKTRIIDVVYNASNNELVRTKTLVKNCIVLIDSTPYRQWYESHYALPLGRKKGAKLTPEEEEILNKKRSKKIQKKYDERKKNAKISSLLEEQFQQGKLLACIASRPGQCGRADGYVLEGKELEFYLRKIKARKGK
- the BEST4 gene encoding bestrophin-4, with protein sequence MTVSYTLKVAEARFGGFSSLLLRWRGSIYKLLYKEFLLFVGLYAALSVTYRLLLTQEQRHVYAQVARYCNRSADLIPLSFVLGFYVTLVVNRWWSQYTSIPLPDQLMCVISASVHGVDQQGRLLRRTLMRYANLASVLVLRSVSTRVLKRFPTMEHVVDAGFMSQEERKKFESLKSDFNKYWVPCVWFTNLAAQARRDGRIRDDIALCLLLEELNKYRAKCSMLFHYDWISIPLVYTQVVTIAVYSFFALSLVGRQFVEPEAGATKPQDPPGPGQEPALALGDLDMYVPLTTLLQFFFYAGWLKVAEQIINPFGEDDDDFETNQLIDRNLQVSLLSVDDMYQNLPLAEKDLYWDEDQPQPPYTVATAAESLRPSFLGSTFNLRVSDDPEQSLQVEASPTSPWPAPAAQTPLLGRFLGAGAPSPAISLRNFGRARGAPRTPHLLRFRAEERDDPEAAARIEEEEAAESGDKALEP